The Eurosta solidaginis isolate ZX-2024a chromosome 4, ASM4086904v1, whole genome shotgun sequence genome includes a window with the following:
- the LOC137251037 gene encoding uncharacterized protein, with protein sequence MNLKTILRMVELIICAVLFIFWYALGTYGYWPMITCGAVLGYLIITAILFVLEFTKFDSTPIYIIIGAVLFLLAGILIFIDLPGSETKARTNALIAAILFLANGAIFLVDFIVVLKGGQSSGD encoded by the exons ATGAATCTGAAAACTATATTAAGAATGGTGGAGTTG ATAATATGCGCCGTCCTCTTTATATTTTGGTATGCACTGGGTACCTACGGATACTGGCCCATGATTACATGTGGAGCTGTTTTAGGTTATCTCATTATAACGGCTATCTTATTCGTAC TTGAATTCACAAAGTTCGATTCCACCCCAATATATATAATAATTGGTGCAGTTTTGTTTCTTCTTGCTGGCATATTAATATTTATAGATTTGCCAGGAAGCGAAACAAAGGCCCGAACAAATGCTTTGATTGCCGCCATTTTATTTCTGGCCAATGGTGCTATCTTCTTAGTTGATTTCATTGTTGTGCTaa aGGGCGGACAATCGTCAGGAGATTAA